One window of Triplophysa rosa linkage group LG10, Trosa_1v2, whole genome shotgun sequence genomic DNA carries:
- the LOC130559900 gene encoding uncharacterized protein LOC130559900: protein MNFTPAPAHPRRKARARTGAITQPPPPVFEIPTRNRFAALCETECNAVVIGDSIVRNVRTSSTKGKVRTHCFPGARVLDVSAQVPAILKDDANVRAVVLHAGVNDVRMRQSEILKRDFRSLIETVRNASSTARIIVSGPLPTYRRGNEKFSRLFALNKWLMSWCIEQKLLFVNNFDLFWERPRLFRPDGLHPSSIGAVLLSDNISKTLRTA, encoded by the coding sequence atgaacttcactcctgcaccggcacacccacgacgaaaggcgcgagccaggactggagcgattacccaaccgccgccaccggtcttcgagatcccgaccaggaaccgctttgctgccctctgcgagacggaatgcaacgctgtggtcatcggagactcaatcgtccggaacgtacgcacttcctccactaaaggtaaggtgcgcactcattgttttcctggcgcccgtgttcttgatgtctctgcacaggtacctgcgatcctgaaggacgatgctaacgtcagagctgtcgtgctgcacgcgggggtgaatgacgtcaggatgaggcagtcggagatcctgaagagggacttcaggagtctgatcgagacggtacgcaacgcatcgtccacggcgaggatcattgtatcagggccgcttcctacctaccgacgagggaatgaaaagttcagtagactatttgctctaaataaatggttgatgtcatggtgtattgaacagaagctgctctttgttaataattttgatctgttctgggagcgacctaggctcttccgccctgacggcctgcaccccagcagcatcggagcggttcttctgtctgacaacatctcaaagacgctacgcaccgcttga
- the LOC130560328 gene encoding LOW QUALITY PROTEIN: uncharacterized protein LOC130560328 (The sequence of the model RefSeq protein was modified relative to this genomic sequence to represent the inferred CDS: substituted 1 base at 1 genomic stop codon), which yields MIEDLDGVINIVDDLLVWGETVQEHDDRLRKLLQRAMKCQIRTSQIKYICHVPTAEGLKPDEEKVRAVVQLPPPEDKQALQRFLGVLQCLSKFIPNLSEVSAPLRQLLENDAEWFWGNEQEKSFQKLKALATNSATLKYYDVNNPLTLSVDASSEGMGLGTETPGAYDNRDAGRRKRRFWRKFWRKGRRSAQDEREEHTIQQNTPASSTADARDHSPRPAADIHDENRDEGKKKKKKRRFWKRLWRKIRRGARSDREESDRSPEDQIQNNLETPELLNEDVNVIYEINSSQYEIGKELNTAGNRSVYEATRVSDGLKVAVKFVRDMSPDLISIPGHPFVLQREIGLHMLANEGEHVPEIIRLLDCRRGQISEDLARIIMWQAAKAVTECFKRGVFHMDFILENFLINTETLNVKLIDFANGDLLKETCKLLRTPNYWCPELEEVGEYHALPATVWSLGLMLYVMMFWALPCIITREQINNQEWEKDDLSTEFCRFINDCLQDDPHQRIQLKDVLLHEWFQVSGVEMIDSHFEGVSGDQMQETPELLTEAGDLLTSHHSSVSDSSDEGFCTPALSLFDLYVNVPRRTVSSGSDSESVDSFHTAVCSVTDLLQNNEDGNVIYEINFCQYKMGKKLGEGGFGSEYEATRVSDGLKVAVKIVRPGGYSDRICIPGHPNPLPREIALHVLANEGVYFSEIILLLDWEERDDKYIMVLEHPSPCMDLSEFIECHGGAITEDLAKSIMRQAIQAAIECFKRGVFHRDIKLENFLINTETFEVKLIDFGCGDLLKKTSYTTLTGTWAYCCPEMLKTDRYHALPATVWSLGLMLYRLVCGKLPEKYILYWINDKNWYRDDLSKECCRFINACLQXDPGQRIQIKDILFHEWFQVKGM from the exons ATGATTGAAGATCTGGATGGTGTGATTAACATTGTGGATGATTTGCTGGTTTGGGGTGAAACAGTACAAGAGCATGATGACAGACTGAGAAAACTGCTCCAGAGAGCAATGAAATGTCAGATCAGAACTTcacaaatcaaatatatttgTCATGTACCGACAGCAGAAGGACTGAAACCTGATGAAGAGAAGGTGAGagctgttgttcagttacctcCACCAGAAGACAAACAAGCTCTTCAAAGATTTCTAGGTGTGCTGCAATGTCTTTCCAAGTTTATCCCCAACTTGTCGGAAGTAAGTGCTCCACTCAGACAGCTGCTGGAGAATGATGCCGAATGGTTCTGGGGAAATGAGCAAGAGAAAAGCTTTCAGAAACTCAAAGCTCTAGCAACAAATTCGGCAACATTGAAATACTATGATGTCAACAATCCGTTAACATTGTCAGTAGATGCCAGCTCTGAGGGCATGG ggttgggtactgAAACCCCCGGCGCATATGACAACAGAGATGCTGGAAGGAGGAAGAGGAGATTTTGGAGAAAGTTTTGGAGGAAAGGTCGCAGATCAGCTCAGGATGAAAGAGAAGAGCACACAATACAGCAAAATACACCTGCGTCATCAACCGCTGATGCACGCGACCATTCACCTCGACCAGCGGCTGATATTCATGATGAAAACAGAGACGAggggaagaaaaagaagaagaagaggaggttTTGGAAGAGGTTGTGGAGAAAAATTCGCAGAGGAGCTCGAAGTGATAGAGAAGAGTCTGACAGAAGTCCTGAAG ATCAGATTCAGAACAATCTGGAAACTCCTg AACTCCTGAATGAGGACGTGAATGTGATTTATG aaatcaaCTCCTCTCAGTATGAGATAGGTAAAGAGCTGAATACAGCAGGAAATAGATCCGTCTATGAAGCGACCCGTGTGAGCGACGGCCTTAAG GTGGCAGTGAAGTTTGTCCGGGACATGTCTCCTgatttgatttccatt CCCGGTCATCCTTTCGTCCTTCAACGAGAGATCGGTCTTCATATGCTCGCCAATGAAGGGGAACACGTTCCTGAGATCATCCGGCTTTTGGACTG CAGACGAGGACAAATCTCTGAGGATTTAGCTCGGATCATCATGTGGCAGGCGGCCAAGGCTGTTACTGAATGTTTCAAACGGGGAGTTTTCCACATGGACTTCATACTGGAAAACTTCCTGATTAACACCGAAACATTGAATGTCAAACTCATTGACTTTGCCAATGGCGACCTGCTCAAAGAAACTT GCAAATTACTCCGGACACCGAATTACTGGTGTCCGGAGTTGGAGGAGGTGGGCGAGTATCACGCGTTGCCGGCGACAGTCTGGTCACTTGGCCTGATGCTGTATGTAATGATGTTCTGGGCTCTTCCTTGCATAATCACCCGGGAGCAGATCAACAACCAAGAGTGGGAAAAAGACGATTTGAGCACGG AATTCTGCAGGTTTATTAACGATTGCCTGCAGGACGATCCACATCAACGGATTCAGCTAAAAGACGTCCTGCTTCATGAGTGGTTTCAGGTCAGCGGTGTGGAGATGATTGACAGCCATTTCGAGGGGGTGTCTGGAG ATCAGATGCAGGAAACTCCTGAACTCCTGACGGAGGCCGGAGACCTGCTGACTTCACATCACTCCTCTGTGTCTGACTCCAGCGATGAAGGATTCTGCACACCAGCTCTTTCTCTGTTTGACTTGTATGTCAACGTCCCCCGGCGTACAGTCTCTTCGGGGTCCGACTCAGAAAGTGTTGACAGCTTTCACACCGCTGTCTGTTCTGTGACGGACCTGCTGCAGAATAATGAGGACGGGAATGTGATTTATG aaatcaaCTTCTGTCAGTATAAGATGGGTAAAAAGCTGGGTGAAGGAGGATTTGGATCCGAGTATGAAGCGACCCGTGTGAGCGACGGCCTTAAG GTGGCAGTGAAAATTGTCAGGCCCGGCGGGTATTCTGATCGTATTTGCATA CCCGGTCATCCTAACCCCCTTCCACGAGAGATCGCTCTTCATGTCCTCGCCAATGAAGGTGTTTATTTTTCTGAGATCATCCTGCTTTTGGACTGGGAGGAGCGTGATGACAAATACATCATGGTCCTCGAGCATCCTTCTCCCTGCATGGACTTAAGTGAATTTATTGAATGCCATGGAGGAGCCATCACAGAGGACTTAGCCAAGAGCATCATGCGGCAGGCGATCCAGGCTGCTATTGAATGTTTCAAACGGGGAGTTTTCCACAGGGACATTAAACTGGAAAACTTCCTGATTAACACTGAAACATTTGAGGTCAAACTCATCGACTTTGGCTGTGGCGatctcttaaaaaaaacaagttacaCAACATTGACGG GCACATGGGCATACTGCTGCCCTGAGATGCTCAAAACAGACAGGTATCACGCATTGCCGGCGACGGTGTGGTCACTCGGCTTGATGTTGTACAGATTGGTGTGCGGGAAACTTCCAGAAAAATACATCTTGTACTGGATCAATGACAAAAATTGGTACAGAGATGACTTGAGCAAAG AATGCTGCAGGTTTATTAACGCTTGCCTGCAGTAAGATCCAGGTCAACGGATTCAGATAAAAGACATCCTTTTTCATGAGTGGTttcaggtcaaag gtATGTGA